The sequence TATATGCCTATAATCCCAATATTGGCTGGAAATATGTAACCTTAAAAATTAATTATACCGGCAGCACTTCCCCGGCAGCACCCAGTGGCGGCGGCGGGGTTATAACCAATGCCACCAATATGGTGGGATACGTAGATGTAACTGTGGACCAGCTGGTAAGGATATTTGAAATAAGAGGGTCATCAAAAACAAATTGGGCTAGAAGACTAGCTCCATTATATATAAAGTGGGGGCAACAATTTAACCTAAGGGCAGACATAGCATGGGCTATGATGGCTCACGAAACAGGATTCCTGGAATTTAACGGTGTGGCTGATCCCAGCTGGAATAATTTCTGTGGTCTGGGGGTAACCGGACCAGTGGGAGTAGGCTGCAGGTTTGAATCTGAAGAACTGGGTGTCATAGCTCAATATGCCCATTTAGCCTGGTATGCTTATCCATCACATGTAAATGGATATTGCTCTAAAACTTATGATCCCAGGCACTCAGACGGCCATTTCTTTAATGGCAATTCCAGTGTAGGCACCTTAAACGGAAGATGGGCGCCTGCCAGTACCTATACGGACAAGATACTGTTATTTGCCAACCAGGTATTTGGCAGATAAAAAGCTAAGAAAAAGGTAAGAAATAATAGCCCTGGCTCCGGCCGGGGCTATTTTAATAGGGTTAGCTGTCATTTTTCTAAGCATAAATTAATGATATAATTAACCCTAAATTTAAAGATTTTAAGAAATGTTTGAAAAAAAAGTAAGCGAAATCAATCAAAGGCTGGAAAAATACAAAAGCCTGGGCACCATAGGCGGCAGAAATGGCTTTATAAGGAAAATAAAGGACGTATACGCCTCCTTTCTTTTTTTTATGGTAAAACCCCTGGTGCATCAGCAAAATGCCTATAACCAGGCTTTATTTGATTTTAACCGCCAGTCATCACTGCACTTAGAACAGATAGACCAGCAGCTGGAAGAGCTGGCCCAAAAATTGAACCAGGTTTATCGAAGCCTAAAGCAGCTGGAATATAAAACCCAGGTAAAATTTCCTCCGGACTTTGACTATTCCCAGTTTGAGGACCAGTTCCGGGGGCCGGAGGGGCTGGTAGCAGAAAGGCAAAAAGTATACCTGGATTATTTAAACCAAAAACTGGAAACATTGGATATAGGATGCGGGCGGGGAGAATTCTTGCAGCTTCTCCAGGGCCATGGATTTAAAGCCAGGGGTATTGATAGTGATAAACAGATGGTAGAACGCTGCCGACAAAAGGGACTGGAAGTAGAGCAGGCAGAGGCTGTCAGCTATATAGAGCGTTATCCAGGAAAACTGGGAAATATATTTCTATCCCAGATAGTAGAGCATATGGACTATAAAGATATTTATAAGCTGATAAAAACCTGCTGGGAAAAGATGGAGCCGGAAGCAGTTATCTTGATTGAAACCATAAACCCCAATTCTTTTTATGCCCAGAGCAGGGCTTATGTCATCGACCCTACCCATGTTAGCCTGGTCTCTCCAGAAACTATAAGCTATACCTATCAGAAAGTAGGCTTTAGAAACCTGAAGTTAATTTATAAAAGCCCTGTACCCCAAGAGCAGAGATTAAGCCTTATTGAGGAAAAAACGGGGGATAAAAAAATAGATGGCATAATTTCAGACTTAAACAAGGATTTAGCCAAAATTGATGATATAATGTTTGGGAATTTGGAATATGCAATAATGGGAGTTAAATAGTTGTTAGCCAATATACGCAAGCTTTTTTCATACAGTGAGCTCATTGTAAGCCTTACCAAAAAGGAACTCAAAGTAAAATACAGGGGCTCGGTATTGGGGTTTCTATGGTCGCTTCTTAACCCCATACTGGTGATGGTGGTTTATTCCTTTGTATTTTCTATAATTATGAGGCTGGGAGTAGAGGATTATGCCATCTTTTTAATCAGTGCCCTCCTGGGCCATAACTTTCTGGCCAATTCAGTCTCTTATGGGGCCAGCGCTATTGTGGCTAATGGCAACCTGGTAAACAAAATTTATTTTCCCCGGGAAATTCTGCCCTTATCCATTGTCTTGGCCAACCTGGTAAACTTCCTTTTTGAGCTGATAGCCCTGTTTATAGTACTAACCATCATGGGCTATAAATTTTACATGTTTTTGTATCTGTTGCCGCTGATAATATTTGTACAGTTTTTTTTGGTGGCAGGATCTACTTTGCTGGTATCTTCCTTAAATGTTTTTTTCAGGGATTTGCAGCATCTAATCAGCATTATCATGATGGTTTGGTTTTTTGCCACCCCTATAATCTATCCCCTGGAGATGGTGCCGGAGGCCTTCAGGAGGATACTTTATTTTAATCCCATGACCCTGTTTACCATGATGTACAGGAACCTGTTCTACTATGTAAACCACCGGCCCGGGTTTGAGATGCCTCCTTATTATTTTGTAATCTATGCGGTGGGTGTATCCCTGCTCATATTCTTTTTAGGCTACTTCATATTTAAAAAACTGGAACCGAGGTTTGCCGAGGAAATATAGTTATGGATAAAAATATTGCGGTAGATATCAAAAACGTAACCAAGCGTTACAGGATATACCATGAAAAGATACCCAGCTTAAAAAATACTATCCTCAGGGGAAAGAGGCAGACCTTTGAGGAATTTTTGGCTTTAGATGATGTATCTTTTTCCATCAGGCACGGGGAGACCTTTGGCATAATCGGCCCTAACGGCAGCGGTAAATCTACCCTGCTAAAAATGATAGCCAATATCATCCAGCCTACCCAGGGAAAAATAGTATCCAATGGAAGCATATCGGCCCTGCTGGAGCTGGGGGCCGGTTTCCACCCTGATCTTACCGGCAGGGAAAACATATATATAAATGCAGCCATACTGGGCATGAAAAAGAGGGAAGTAGACCGGCGTTTTGATGATATTGTCAGTTTTTCCGAGCTGGAAAAATTTATAGATACCCCGGTAAAAAACTACTCTTCCGGCATGTATATGAGGCTGGGCTTTTCCATCGCCATTAATGTAGACCCTGATATCCTGCTGGTAGATGAAGTGCTGGCGGTAGGGGACCAGTCTTTCCAGGCCAAATGCTACAAGGTTATCTACGATATTATGAAGAAAGGCAAGACCATCATCATCGTATCCCATGATTTGGAAACCATTTCTGATCTCTGCAGCCGGGTAGCTTTCTTAAAAGACGGCAAGATAGTGGAGATGGGTAACCCGGTAAGCGCGGTTAGCCAGTACCGGGCCTATGTGGAAGAGCTGGAAAAAAAGAGGGTAACCGGCCAGCAGGAAGAAGAACGGAAAAAGATATTTAAAACGGTAATAGAGGCCAACCAGAAGGTAGTAGACGGCCAGGATATAGAGAAGCTGTCCAAGATTGGGGACCAGCAGATAAGAAGGTTTGGCTCCGGGGATGCCATCATCAATTCAGTTAGCCTGATAGATAAAAAAGGCCAGGCCATAGACTATTGTAAATACGGGAACAAGGTATCCATAGTGCTGGAGGTAGAGTTTTTGCAGAAGGTGGAAAACCCCATCATAGGTATCAGGATAACTGATTTTAAAGACAATGTGGTTTACGGCACCAATACCCGTACCCATAATATAAAGACCAATGTGTATGATAAGGGAGAAAAAATAAAGGTCTCCTTTAGTTTTGAGGTTAACCTGATGGGAGGCAGCTACTATGTTACTCCCGCCGTGGGCTACAAGGATTCCAAAACCTATTGCGACTGGGTAAACAATATGTTTACCTTAAATGTACTGGCCCATCAGATGGCAGAGGGAATAGCCGACCTTAATTCTGAAATTACCATTGAGAATACAAATGGATGATTTTCAGGTAGTTTTAATCATAATAAACTATAACGGCCAGCCGCACCTTAAAGAATGCCTGGATTCGGTATATATGCAAACCTATGCCCATTTTAGGGT comes from Actinomycetota bacterium and encodes:
- a CDS encoding ABC transporter ATP-binding protein, with the translated sequence MDKNIAVDIKNVTKRYRIYHEKIPSLKNTILRGKRQTFEEFLALDDVSFSIRHGETFGIIGPNGSGKSTLLKMIANIIQPTQGKIVSNGSISALLELGAGFHPDLTGRENIYINAAILGMKKREVDRRFDDIVSFSELEKFIDTPVKNYSSGMYMRLGFSIAINVDPDILLVDEVLAVGDQSFQAKCYKVIYDIMKKGKTIIIVSHDLETISDLCSRVAFLKDGKIVEMGNPVSAVSQYRAYVEELEKKRVTGQQEEERKKIFKTVIEANQKVVDGQDIEKLSKIGDQQIRRFGSGDAIINSVSLIDKKGQAIDYCKYGNKVSIVLEVEFLQKVENPIIGIRITDFKDNVVYGTNTRTHNIKTNVYDKGEKIKVSFSFEVNLMGGSYYVTPAVGYKDSKTYCDWVNNMFTLNVLAHQMAEGIADLNSEITIENTNG
- a CDS encoding class I SAM-dependent methyltransferase; translation: MFEKKVSEINQRLEKYKSLGTIGGRNGFIRKIKDVYASFLFFMVKPLVHQQNAYNQALFDFNRQSSLHLEQIDQQLEELAQKLNQVYRSLKQLEYKTQVKFPPDFDYSQFEDQFRGPEGLVAERQKVYLDYLNQKLETLDIGCGRGEFLQLLQGHGFKARGIDSDKQMVERCRQKGLEVEQAEAVSYIERYPGKLGNIFLSQIVEHMDYKDIYKLIKTCWEKMEPEAVILIETINPNSFYAQSRAYVIDPTHVSLVSPETISYTYQKVGFRNLKLIYKSPVPQEQRLSLIEEKTGDKKIDGIISDLNKDLAKIDDIMFGNLEYAIMGVK
- a CDS encoding ABC transporter permease; protein product: MLANIRKLFSYSELIVSLTKKELKVKYRGSVLGFLWSLLNPILVMVVYSFVFSIIMRLGVEDYAIFLISALLGHNFLANSVSYGASAIVANGNLVNKIYFPREILPLSIVLANLVNFLFELIALFIVLTIMGYKFYMFLYLLPLIIFVQFFLVAGSTLLVSSLNVFFRDLQHLISIIMMVWFFATPIIYPLEMVPEAFRRILYFNPMTLFTMMYRNLFYYVNHRPGFEMPPYYFVIYAVGVSLLIFFLGYFIFKKLEPRFAEEI
- a CDS encoding glucosaminidase domain-containing protein produces the protein YAYNPNIGWKYVTLKINYTGSTSPAAPSGGGGVITNATNMVGYVDVTVDQLVRIFEIRGSSKTNWARRLAPLYIKWGQQFNLRADIAWAMMAHETGFLEFNGVADPSWNNFCGLGVTGPVGVGCRFESEELGVIAQYAHLAWYAYPSHVNGYCSKTYDPRHSDGHFFNGNSSVGTLNGRWAPASTYTDKILLFANQVFGR